The Methylomicrobium lacus LW14 genome window below encodes:
- the rodA gene encoding rod shape-determining protein RodA produces MKTETRLEHLQPPSMIGKLLRRLHIDIPLFLCLFLTALLSFVILYSSGGQDFGQLLRQAARVGLAFLLMTALAQVNPMQFKRYSAILFGIGIFLLIAVLIMGEIGKGAQRWLDLGFFRFQPSEMIKITTPMMIAWYLAEHHLPPKPKQVLIAAFLIILPTLLIAKQPDLGTALLVASAGAAVLFFAGLSYWFVLAIIGGVGASTPVIWHLMHDYQRDRVRIFLNPEADPLGRGYHIIQSKIAIGSGGIYGKGWLGSTQSELDFLPESSTDFIFAVFAEEFGLFGCIGLLTLYLLIIARSLYIASQARDSYNRLLASALAFTFFVYVFVNIGMVIGILPVVGVPLPLISYGGTSIVTLLSGFGILMSIHTHQKFSIA; encoded by the coding sequence ATGAAGACTGAAACCCGCCTCGAACATCTGCAACCCCCGTCGATGATCGGCAAGCTGCTGCGCAGGCTGCATATCGACATTCCGTTGTTCCTCTGCCTGTTTCTGACCGCGCTGTTGAGTTTTGTGATCCTGTACAGCTCCGGCGGCCAGGACTTCGGCCAATTGCTGCGGCAGGCGGCGCGCGTCGGCCTCGCGTTTCTGTTGATGACCGCGCTGGCGCAGGTCAATCCGATGCAGTTCAAGCGTTATTCGGCGATATTGTTCGGCATCGGCATCTTTTTGTTGATCGCGGTATTGATCATGGGGGAGATCGGCAAAGGCGCGCAGCGCTGGCTCGACCTCGGTTTTTTTCGCTTTCAGCCGTCCGAGATGATCAAGATCACCACGCCGATGATGATTGCCTGGTATCTGGCCGAACACCACTTGCCGCCAAAGCCTAAGCAAGTCCTGATCGCCGCTTTTCTGATCATCCTGCCGACCCTGTTGATCGCGAAGCAGCCGGACCTCGGCACCGCGCTGCTGGTCGCTTCGGCGGGAGCTGCGGTGCTGTTTTTTGCCGGCTTGTCTTATTGGTTCGTTCTCGCGATCATCGGGGGGGTCGGCGCCTCGACGCCGGTCATCTGGCATTTGATGCACGACTATCAGCGCGACCGGGTGCGGATCTTTTTGAATCCGGAAGCCGATCCTCTGGGCCGGGGCTACCATATCATCCAGTCGAAGATCGCGATCGGCTCCGGCGGCATTTACGGCAAGGGCTGGCTCGGCAGCACGCAGTCCGAGCTCGACTTTCTGCCGGAAAGCTCGACCGACTTCATCTTCGCGGTGTTCGCGGAGGAGTTCGGCCTGTTCGGCTGTATCGGCCTATTGACGCTCTATTTATTGATCATCGCGCGCAGCCTGTATATCGCCTCGCAGGCGCGCGACAGTTACAACCGTTTGCTGGCCAGCGCGCTGGCCTTCACCTTCTTTGTCTATGTCTTCGTGAATATCGGCATGGTGATCGGCATCCTGCCGGTCGTCGGCGTGCCGCTGCCCTTGATCAGTTACGGCGGCACCTCGATCGTGACCTTGCTCTCCGGTTTCGGCATTCTGATGTCGATCCATACCCATCAAAAATTTTCGATCGCTTGA
- a CDS encoding D-alanyl-D-alanine carboxypeptidase family protein: MFFNRNSILIVNLCALALLATVLQAHAETVEIQTPAPPTIDAKAYIVQDFQTGKVLAESNADEKLAPASLTKIMTVYVVFKELANGHLHLDDLATISKKAWGTSGSRMFVEVNAQVKVEDLLKGVIIQSGNDASVALSEHIAGDESTFADMMNQHAARLGMKNTHFKNADGLPIEDHYTSARDLAILTNALIREFPQYYPWFSQKEFTYNNIVQHNRNLLLSRDSTVDGVKTGFTDDAGYCLVASALRNDMRLISVVMGTKSASARAVENQNLLNYGFRFFESPRLYEGKKTLSDARVWKGDAQTVALGLAESLHATVPRGGSKDVKSAIHINEPIVAPLKAGDKFGTVEVTYKDKVVDQKDLIALTAVGEGNMFRRLLDGVLMRFAKSDGN, encoded by the coding sequence ATGTTTTTTAATAGAAATTCGATACTGATCGTAAATCTTTGTGCGCTTGCCCTGCTTGCCACCGTGTTGCAGGCCCATGCGGAGACCGTTGAGATCCAGACGCCTGCGCCGCCGACGATCGATGCGAAAGCGTATATCGTGCAGGACTTCCAGACCGGCAAAGTGCTGGCCGAAAGCAATGCCGACGAAAAGCTGGCGCCGGCCAGCCTGACCAAGATCATGACCGTCTATGTGGTGTTCAAGGAACTGGCGAACGGCCACCTGCACCTGGACGACCTTGCCACGATCAGTAAAAAAGCCTGGGGAACCTCGGGTTCCCGGATGTTCGTCGAAGTGAACGCGCAGGTCAAAGTCGAAGACCTGCTGAAAGGCGTGATCATCCAGTCCGGCAACGATGCCAGCGTCGCGCTGTCCGAACACATCGCCGGAGACGAATCCACCTTCGCGGATATGATGAACCAGCATGCCGCGCGTCTGGGCATGAAAAATACCCATTTCAAAAACGCCGACGGCCTGCCGATCGAGGACCATTACACCTCGGCGCGGGATCTGGCGATATTGACGAACGCGCTGATCAGGGAGTTTCCGCAGTATTACCCCTGGTTCTCGCAAAAAGAATTCACCTACAACAACATCGTCCAGCATAACCGGAACTTGCTGTTGTCCAGGGACAGCACGGTCGATGGCGTCAAGACCGGCTTTACCGACGATGCGGGTTATTGCCTGGTCGCCTCCGCGCTGAGAAACGACATGCGCCTGATTTCGGTCGTGATGGGCACCAAAAGCGCCAGCGCCAGGGCCGTCGAAAACCAGAATCTGCTGAATTACGGCTTCCGCTTCTTCGAATCGCCGCGCCTCTACGAAGGCAAGAAGACCTTGTCCGATGCGCGGGTCTGGAAAGGCGACGCCCAAACCGTCGCGTTGGGTCTTGCGGAAAGCCTGCATGCGACCGTTCCGCGCGGCGGCAGCAAGGATGTGAAATCGGCCATCCACATCAATGAGCCGATCGTCGCTCCGCTCAAGGCCGGCGACAAGTTCGGCACGGTCGAGGTCACCTACAAAGACAAGGTGGTTGACCAGAAAGACCTGATCGCGTTGACTGCAGTCGGCGAAGGCAATATGTTCCGCCGTCTCCTCGATGGCGTGTTGATGCGCTTCGCGAAATCGGATGGCAACTAA
- the lipB gene encoding lipoyl(octanoyl) transferase LipB, with product MTMMIRQLGLQDYETTWQAMQRFTLDRTPETDDQIWVVEHPPVYTLGLNGKREHLLNTGAIPVVETDRGGQVTYHGPGQLVVYPLLNLKRRELGVRPLVTLLEQTMIDTLAHYGIAAIARPEAPGVYVNGKKIGSIGIRIKNNCCYHGLSLNHAMDLTPFSYINPCGYAGLEVTQLADLGIAVDRDQLAERVLHILTEKLHS from the coding sequence ATGACGATGATGATCCGGCAACTCGGCTTACAGGACTACGAAACGACCTGGCAGGCCATGCAGCGTTTCACCCTGGACAGGACGCCGGAGACGGACGACCAGATATGGGTCGTCGAACATCCGCCGGTGTACACGCTCGGCCTGAACGGCAAGCGCGAGCATCTGTTGAATACCGGCGCGATTCCGGTTGTAGAGACCGATCGGGGAGGGCAGGTCACCTATCACGGACCGGGGCAGCTGGTCGTGTATCCGCTGCTGAACCTCAAGCGCCGCGAACTGGGTGTGCGCCCTCTGGTCACGCTGCTCGAACAAACGATGATCGATACGCTGGCTCACTACGGCATTGCCGCCATCGCCCGCCCCGAAGCGCCTGGCGTTTATGTGAACGGCAAAAAAATCGGCTCGATCGGGATTCGGATCAAGAACAATTGCTGCTATCATGGCCTCAGCCTGAATCACGCGATGGATTTGACGCCGTTCAGCTATATCAATCCCTGCGGTTATGCCGGACTCGAGGTGACCCAACTGGCCGATCTCGGCATTGCGGTCGATCGCGATCAACTGGCCGAACGCGTACTGCACATACTGACGGAAAAACTACACTCATGA
- the mreC gene encoding rod shape-determining protein MreC, whose translation MLFATGPSINTRLLIAVLTSIALLSLDQKTRHLESLRTALSLLADPVKYLVDMPITLFRQTADSIHSHTDLKKENEHLREDHLMQQTRLLKLDALEKENIRLRALLENSFKLGEQVMIAELLSIKMAPYEHIVSVNKGTRFGVHPQQAVMDENGVVGQVIRSFPMSADVMLITDPNHAIPVQVNRNGLLTIAVGSGQINRLVLPFLPNDADIKPGDLLITSGLGGVFPQGYPVAVVDKFTSESDKPFATVTATPKAFLDRSRELMIVWSNSTPIPLDSKQATEQKEVLEDAIE comes from the coding sequence CTGTTATTCGCTACCGGCCCCTCGATCAATACCCGTTTGTTGATCGCCGTGCTGACCTCGATCGCCTTGCTGTCCTTAGACCAAAAAACCCGGCATCTGGAGTCTTTACGCACCGCGCTGTCGCTGCTGGCCGATCCGGTCAAATACCTGGTCGACATGCCCATCACCCTGTTCAGGCAAACCGCCGATTCAATCCATTCGCACACGGATTTAAAAAAAGAAAATGAACATTTGCGGGAAGACCACCTGATGCAGCAAACCCGGCTGTTGAAACTCGACGCGCTCGAAAAAGAAAATATCCGTCTGCGCGCGCTGCTCGAAAATTCGTTCAAACTCGGCGAACAGGTGATGATCGCGGAGCTTTTATCGATCAAGATGGCGCCTTACGAACATATCGTGTCCGTGAACAAAGGCACCCGTTTCGGCGTACACCCGCAGCAAGCGGTGATGGATGAAAACGGCGTGGTCGGCCAGGTGATTCGATCCTTCCCGATGTCAGCGGACGTGATGCTGATCACCGACCCGAACCATGCGATACCGGTGCAGGTGAACCGGAACGGCCTGTTGACGATCGCGGTCGGCAGCGGCCAGATCAATCGCCTGGTCCTGCCGTTTCTGCCGAACGACGCCGACATCAAGCCCGGCGACTTGTTGATTACTTCGGGCCTTGGCGGCGTGTTTCCGCAAGGCTATCCGGTCGCCGTCGTCGATAAATTCACTTCCGAATCGGATAAACCGTTCGCGACCGTGACAGCAACTCCGAAAGCCTTCCTGGACCGCAGCCGGGAGCTGATGATCGTGTGGAGCAACTCGACGCCGATTCCCCTGGACTCGAAACAGGCCACCGAACAGAAAGAGGTGCTCGAAGATGCTATTGAATAG
- a CDS encoding D-amino acid aminotransferase produces MATKPVYLNGRYLPIEDAHIPVLDRGFLFGDGVYEVIPAYRGRLFEFEAHMARLDNSLACIHIGNPHSLEEWRGIFAPLLEDGTDQYIYLQITRGAAPKRDHLFPEHVAPTVFALSAAIPPYSARDTGIKAICLEDSRWQHCHIKAITLLANVLLRQEAFEHGGAEAILVKNGCVTEGSSSNVFAVIDGVLLTPPLSEGILSGITRQVILKIAETGHIPCREQAFSIEDLKQADEIWIASSIREIVPVVELDDQPVGDGKPGPVWQTMSRLFQAYKQSS; encoded by the coding sequence ATGGCAACTAAACCCGTTTATTTGAACGGGCGCTATCTTCCTATCGAAGATGCGCACATTCCGGTACTGGACCGCGGCTTTCTGTTCGGCGACGGGGTCTATGAAGTGATCCCGGCCTACCGCGGCCGGTTGTTTGAATTCGAAGCGCACATGGCGAGGCTCGACAACAGTCTCGCCTGCATCCACATCGGCAATCCGCACAGTCTGGAAGAATGGCGCGGCATTTTCGCCCCGCTTTTGGAAGACGGCACCGATCAGTACATTTATCTGCAAATTACCCGCGGCGCGGCTCCCAAGCGCGATCATCTGTTTCCGGAACACGTCGCGCCGACCGTTTTCGCGTTGAGTGCGGCTATCCCGCCTTATTCGGCCCGCGATACCGGCATCAAGGCCATTTGTCTCGAAGACAGCCGCTGGCAGCATTGCCATATCAAGGCGATCACCTTGCTCGCCAATGTGCTGCTCAGACAGGAAGCCTTCGAGCACGGCGGCGCGGAAGCGATCCTGGTTAAAAACGGCTGCGTGACCGAAGGCTCCTCAAGCAATGTATTCGCGGTCATCGACGGCGTTTTGCTGACTCCGCCTTTGAGCGAGGGCATTTTATCCGGCATCACCCGGCAGGTGATCTTGAAAATTGCCGAGACAGGCCATATACCTTGTCGTGAACAAGCCTTTTCGATCGAGGACCTGAAACAAGCCGATGAAATCTGGATCGCAAGTTCGATCCGCGAAATCGTGCCGGTCGTCGAACTCGATGACCAGCCCGTTGGCGACGGCAAGCCGGGGCCGGTCTGGCAAACGATGAGCCGCCTGTTTCAGGCCTATAAACAATCCTCATGA
- the mltB gene encoding lytic murein transglycosylase B, with protein sequence MFVRTALICSLFLTISCAQQREKSAFIDTMVAKHRFGEDELADVFGQVKINDDVLKKIAAPAEAMPWHKYRKIFLTEARIKEGAAFWRQHAETLKQVSEQYGVAPEIIVAILGVETLYGRRPGSYRVIDALSTLAFNYPPRSRYFTGELEQFLLLCREEKINPLQPQGSYAGAMGMPQFMPSSFRSFAADFDQDGNRDLWHDPKDAIASVANYFRAHGWVKNQPVAVQVFTKNGSYKALLNNKFKANLRIGELESGRVEFSRPLPLDSKVNFLALEQEHGDELWAVLDNFYVITRYNHSSLYAMAVYQLSQALLNYQLPSPYE encoded by the coding sequence ATGTTCGTGCGCACCGCTCTGATCTGTAGCCTGTTCCTGACCATCTCCTGCGCGCAGCAGCGCGAAAAAAGCGCATTCATCGACACGATGGTCGCCAAACACCGTTTTGGCGAGGACGAACTGGCTGATGTGTTCGGTCAGGTCAAAATCAACGACGATGTGCTGAAAAAAATTGCCGCGCCCGCGGAGGCGATGCCCTGGCACAAATACCGCAAGATTTTCCTGACCGAGGCGCGGATCAAGGAAGGCGCGGCGTTCTGGCGGCAACATGCGGAAACCCTGAAGCAGGTTTCGGAGCAATACGGCGTAGCGCCGGAAATCATCGTCGCGATTCTCGGCGTCGAAACGCTGTACGGCCGCCGCCCCGGTTCCTACCGGGTCATCGACGCACTCTCCACGCTCGCTTTCAACTATCCGCCGCGCAGCCGTTACTTTACCGGCGAACTGGAGCAGTTTCTGCTCCTGTGCCGCGAAGAAAAGATCAATCCCTTGCAGCCGCAAGGTTCTTATGCCGGCGCGATGGGAATGCCGCAATTCATGCCGAGCAGCTTCCGTTCTTTTGCGGCCGATTTCGATCAGGACGGCAACCGCGATTTATGGCACGACCCAAAAGACGCGATCGCCAGTGTAGCCAACTATTTCAGGGCCCATGGCTGGGTCAAAAACCAGCCGGTTGCGGTGCAGGTTTTTACCAAAAATGGGAGCTACAAAGCACTTTTAAATAATAAATTTAAGGCGAATTTAAGAATAGGTGAGTTAGAATCGGGTCGTGTTGAATTTTCAAGACCGCTACCTTTAGACAGTAAAGTAAATTTTCTGGCGCTCGAACAAGAGCATGGCGATGAACTCTGGGCTGTTTTAGACAACTTTTACGTGATCACACGTTATAACCACAGTTCGCTCTACGCCATGGCCGTTTATCAGCTCAGCCAGGCCCTCTTAAATTATCAATTACCATCCCCCTATGAATAA
- the gatC gene encoding Asp-tRNA(Asn)/Glu-tRNA(Gln) amidotransferase subunit GatC, with amino-acid sequence MSLTAEEVKKIAHLARLGIDEQDVPHYAEDLSGMLELMAAMGAVDTGDVQPMAHPLDLQQRLRADAVTERNEREKFQAIAPQVEAGLYLVPKVIE; translated from the coding sequence ATGTCGTTAACGGCAGAGGAAGTAAAAAAAATCGCGCATCTGGCGCGCCTTGGAATCGACGAACAGGACGTGCCGCATTATGCGGAGGATTTGTCCGGCATGCTGGAACTGATGGCCGCAATGGGCGCGGTCGATACCGGCGATGTGCAGCCGATGGCGCATCCATTGGACTTGCAGCAACGCTTAAGAGCCGATGCGGTGACCGAGCGCAACGAGCGCGAAAAATTTCAGGCGATTGCGCCGCAAGTCGAGGCCGGGCTGTATCTGGTGCCGAAAGTGATTGAATAA
- a CDS encoding YbeD family protein, with product MSEKSLLTFPCTFAIKAMGKSSPELDLLVVEIVRRHTPNLGEGAVSSRPSRGGNYTAITVVIEANSRQQLDAIYLDLNRSPHILMTL from the coding sequence ATGAGCGAAAAATCCCTGTTAACCTTTCCCTGCACCTTCGCGATCAAGGCGATGGGCAAGAGCAGTCCCGAGCTCGACCTGCTTGTCGTCGAAATCGTGCGCCGACATACGCCGAACCTCGGCGAAGGCGCGGTCTCCTCGCGGCCGAGCCGGGGCGGCAACTATACCGCAATCACGGTCGTGATCGAAGCGAACAGCCGTCAGCAACTGGATGCGATTTACCTGGACCTGAACCGCAGCCCGCACATCTTGATGACGTTATAA
- the mreD gene encoding rod shape-determining protein MreD, translated as MLLNSRYAWGRIVITLGLALALRIAPLPGDWAFLNPDWVLLSLIYWSLAVPERVGIFHAWSFGLLADVLIGRLLGQYALAYSLVIYLCLKLHKRLRLYPLIQQALFIFFCLLLSQLLLFFIKNAQHPAQLHATFWLPVLTGTLAWPLVYTTLRFVRLAKRVR; from the coding sequence ATGCTATTGAATAGCCGGTATGCCTGGGGCCGCATCGTGATTACCCTGGGATTGGCGCTGGCCTTGAGAATCGCGCCGCTGCCCGGCGATTGGGCTTTTTTAAATCCGGACTGGGTCTTGCTGAGCCTGATCTATTGGTCGCTGGCGGTGCCCGAGCGCGTCGGCATCTTTCATGCCTGGTCATTCGGCCTGCTGGCCGATGTGCTGATCGGCAGGCTATTAGGCCAATATGCGCTGGCCTATTCGCTGGTGATTTATCTTTGTCTCAAACTGCACAAACGCTTGCGCCTGTACCCATTGATACAGCAGGCCCTGTTCATTTTTTTCTGTTTGCTGCTGTCGCAGTTGTTGCTGTTCTTTATCAAAAACGCGCAGCATCCGGCACAATTGCATGCGACTTTTTGGTTGCCGGTACTGACCGGTACCTTGGCTTGGCCGCTGGTCTATACGACATTGCGCTTTGTGCGTCTGGCCAAACGCGTCAGATAA
- a CDS encoding septal ring lytic transglycosylase RlpA family protein codes for MNKIIPALSITVLCSCSTTHVNTSSNAADLLAVPPSATENAASESQTWPGRHLTANHQFRHHTVLNVSKSEEAAGEAEQESAQDQALLPRIARYLKQGIASWYGPKFHGKKTATGEVFDMYALTAAHKTLPIPSWAEVTNLENNRKVIVRINDRGPFVGNRLLDLSYAAAQELEMKGLAQVEIKSISAEQAIRKMRQTAKEERKQGVYLQVGTFKSSREAQKVRSKIAAKHLAKAKILPSPQRNSTLYTVQIGPLDSKSGADKLNLQLAKLGITGAQYVTENDQNASVMVQ; via the coding sequence ATGAATAAAATCATACCGGCTCTCTCTATAACTGTGCTTTGCAGTTGCTCAACGACCCATGTCAATACTTCTTCCAATGCGGCGGACCTGCTCGCCGTCCCGCCCTCCGCCACAGAAAACGCGGCATCCGAATCCCAAACATGGCCTGGGCGGCATCTGACCGCCAACCATCAATTCCGCCATCACACCGTACTGAACGTCAGCAAATCCGAAGAGGCCGCCGGCGAAGCCGAGCAGGAATCCGCTCAGGATCAAGCCTTGCTGCCGCGCATCGCACGCTACCTGAAACAGGGTATCGCTTCCTGGTACGGGCCAAAATTCCACGGCAAAAAAACCGCCACCGGCGAAGTTTTCGATATGTATGCGCTGACCGCCGCGCATAAAACCCTGCCGATCCCTTCCTGGGCCGAGGTCACCAATCTCGAAAACAACCGCAAGGTGATCGTGCGCATCAACGATCGCGGTCCCTTTGTCGGCAATCGTCTGCTGGATTTGTCCTACGCCGCCGCCCAAGAACTGGAAATGAAAGGGCTCGCGCAGGTCGAAATCAAGTCGATATCGGCCGAACAGGCGATACGCAAGATGCGACAGACCGCGAAAGAGGAGCGAAAACAAGGCGTCTATCTGCAGGTGGGCACTTTCAAAAGCTCCAGGGAGGCTCAGAAAGTCCGAAGTAAAATCGCCGCCAAGCATCTGGCCAAAGCCAAAATTCTCCCTTCGCCTCAGCGCAATTCCACGCTTTACACCGTTCAAATCGGTCCGCTTGATAGCAAATCCGGGGCCGACAAGCTGAATCTGCAACTCGCCAAGCTGGGTATCACCGGCGCTCAATACGTGACTGAAAACGACCAAAACGCAAGCGTCATGGTACAATAG
- the mrdA gene encoding penicillin-binding protein 2: MDRVFLIKNDQAESRLFLRRIYVALTFIVLLTVGLIVRLVYLQIVGHEHYATLAKENSIKLTPVPPTRGIIYDRNGKILAENTPSYSLELIPEQIEDINDTLARLQALLDLPDEKIEQFHKQRKREKRFNSVALLPAMTDEELAKFAVSMPFFPGVEIKTHQVRHYPYYDLAAHVVGYVGRINETELKNLPMPEYQGTNYIGKLGIERTYETQLHGKTGYAEIETNVQGRSLNTINEVKPVPGANLYLTLDIDLQKTAYDALDFYNGAVVAIDVKTGGVLVFASRPGFDPNPFVVGISGEAYKALNESENQPLYNRALRGLYPPGSTLKPFIALAGLEYDKIHAPQSLYCPGYYTLPGVDHKYRDWRKGGHGSVDMIRAITESCDVYFYRLAQMLGIQNMHDFLQQFGFGEKTGIDLYGETSGLLPSPAWKQAKRKQRWYEGETLISGIGQGYHQVSPLQLARATATLANHGEVVTPFLVDKLITPQGVLKGPEKHGETIPLKAGHLDAIFAGMINVVHSAAGTAKRIGYGIPYQIAGKTGTAQVFGIKQGAKYNESEIDFKLRDNALFVAFAPADDPKIAVAVVVEHGSHGGTVAAPIAGKVIKQYLKTLDED; encoded by the coding sequence ATGGACCGCGTGTTTTTGATAAAAAATGATCAGGCCGAGAGCCGCCTGTTTTTGCGCCGCATCTATGTCGCGCTGACCTTCATCGTGCTGTTGACCGTGGGCCTGATCGTGCGGCTCGTTTATCTGCAAATCGTCGGGCATGAGCACTATGCGACGTTGGCGAAAGAGAATAGCATCAAACTGACGCCGGTGCCGCCGACTCGCGGCATCATTTACGATCGCAACGGCAAGATTCTTGCCGAGAACACCCCGTCTTACAGCCTCGAGCTGATCCCCGAGCAGATCGAGGATATCAACGACACCTTGGCCCGGCTGCAAGCGTTGCTCGATCTGCCGGACGAGAAAATCGAACAATTCCACAAACAGCGCAAACGCGAAAAGCGCTTCAACAGTGTGGCGCTCTTGCCCGCGATGACTGATGAGGAACTCGCCAAATTCGCGGTGTCGATGCCGTTTTTTCCAGGCGTCGAAATCAAGACGCACCAGGTGAGGCATTATCCTTATTATGATCTCGCCGCGCATGTGGTCGGCTATGTCGGACGCATCAACGAGACGGAACTGAAGAACTTGCCGATGCCCGAATATCAGGGCACCAATTACATCGGCAAATTGGGCATCGAACGGACTTATGAGACCCAACTGCACGGCAAGACCGGTTACGCGGAGATCGAAACCAATGTGCAGGGACGCTCGCTGAATACGATCAATGAAGTCAAACCGGTTCCCGGCGCGAATCTCTACCTGACGCTCGATATCGATCTGCAAAAAACCGCTTATGACGCGCTCGACTTTTATAACGGCGCGGTGGTCGCGATCGATGTGAAGACCGGCGGCGTGCTGGTGTTTGCGAGCCGTCCCGGCTTCGATCCGAATCCTTTCGTGGTCGGCATTTCCGGCGAAGCCTATAAGGCATTGAACGAGTCGGAAAATCAGCCGCTCTATAACCGCGCGCTACGCGGCCTGTATCCGCCCGGTTCGACGCTCAAGCCCTTCATCGCGCTGGCAGGGCTCGAATATGACAAGATTCACGCGCCGCAAAGCCTGTATTGCCCCGGCTACTACACCTTGCCCGGCGTCGATCACAAATACCGCGACTGGCGCAAGGGCGGACACGGTTCGGTCGACATGATCCGGGCCATCACCGAATCTTGCGACGTGTATTTTTACCGCCTGGCGCAGATGCTCGGCATTCAGAACATGCATGATTTCTTGCAGCAATTCGGCTTCGGCGAAAAAACCGGAATCGATCTTTACGGCGAGACGTCGGGTTTGCTGCCGTCGCCGGCCTGGAAGCAAGCCAAGAGAAAACAGAGATGGTATGAGGGCGAGACGCTGATTTCCGGCATCGGCCAGGGCTATCACCAGGTCTCACCGCTGCAATTGGCGCGGGCGACCGCGACGCTGGCCAATCACGGCGAGGTGGTCACGCCGTTTCTGGTCGATAAACTGATCACCCCGCAAGGCGTACTGAAGGGGCCGGAAAAACATGGCGAGACCATTCCGCTGAAAGCCGGCCATCTCGACGCGATTTTTGCCGGCATGATCAACGTCGTGCATAGCGCCGCCGGCACCGCAAAACGGATCGGCTATGGCATTCCTTACCAGATTGCCGGCAAGACCGGCACTGCGCAGGTGTTCGGGATCAAGCAGGGCGCCAAATACAACGAGAGCGAAATCGACTTTAAACTGCGCGATAATGCGCTCTTTGTCGCCTTTGCGCCGGCCGACGACCCGAAAATCGCGGTCGCGGTGGTCGTCGAGCATGGCAGTCACGGCGGTACGGTCGCAGCGCCTATCGCCGGCAAAGTGATCAAACAATATTTAAAGACTCTTGATGAAGACTGA
- a CDS encoding rod shape-determining protein, producing the protein MLFKRIRGIFSNDLSIDLGTANTLIYIPGQGIVLNEPSVVAIKEDKVRGAKTIAAVGADAKRMLGRTPGNITAIRPLKDGVIADFAVTERMLRFFIEKVHKSKILRPSPRILICVPCGSTQVERRAIRESAAMAGAREVYLIEEPMSAAIGAGLPVDEACGSMVLDIGGGTSEVAVISINGIVYSSSVRIGGDRFDDAIINYVRRNYGTLIGEATAEKIKMEIGTAYPGSEVKEIEVKGRNLAEGVPRSFALNSNEILEALQEPLSGIVSTVKAALEQTPPELGADVANRGIYLTGGGALLKDIDRLIAEETGLPVFIADDPLTCVARGGGMVLEMMDKKGVSAFSLE; encoded by the coding sequence ATGCTATTCAAAAGAATTCGTGGAATCTTTTCCAACGATCTCTCCATCGACCTTGGAACCGCTAATACCTTGATCTATATCCCGGGGCAGGGCATTGTCCTGAACGAGCCCTCGGTTGTCGCGATCAAGGAAGACAAAGTCCGCGGCGCGAAGACGATCGCGGCCGTCGGCGCCGACGCGAAACGCATGCTCGGCCGGACGCCCGGCAACATTACCGCGATCCGCCCGCTGAAAGACGGCGTGATCGCCGACTTCGCGGTCACCGAACGCATGCTGCGCTTTTTTATCGAAAAAGTGCATAAAAGTAAAATTCTGCGCCCCAGCCCGCGCATTTTGATCTGCGTGCCTTGCGGTTCGACCCAGGTCGAACGCCGCGCGATCCGCGAGTCTGCCGCGATGGCGGGCGCGCGCGAAGTGTATCTGATCGAGGAACCGATGTCCGCTGCGATCGGCGCCGGCTTGCCGGTCGACGAAGCCTGCGGCTCGATGGTGCTGGACATCGGCGGCGGCACCTCCGAAGTCGCGGTGATCTCGATCAACGGCATCGTGTATTCATCGTCAGTGCGGATCGGCGGGGACCGTTTCGATGACGCGATCATCAACTATGTGCGCCGCAACTACGGCACGCTGATCGGCGAAGCGACCGCCGAAAAAATCAAGATGGAAATCGGCACCGCCTACCCCGGCAGCGAAGTCAAGGAAATCGAGGTGAAGGGCCGCAATCTGGCCGAAGGCGTGCCGCGCAGTTTCGCGCTGAACAGCAACGAAATTCTCGAAGCCTTGCAGGAGCCGCTGTCCGGCATCGTCAGCACGGTCAAGGCCGCGTTGGAGCAAACGCCGCCCGAACTGGGCGCGGATGTCGCGAACCGGGGTATCTATCTGACCGGCGGCGGCGCGCTGCTCAAAGATATTGACCGGCTGATCGCCGAGGAAACCGGTTTGCCGGTGTTTATCGCGGACGATCCGTTGACCTGCGTCGCGCGCGGCGGCGGCATGGTGCTCGAAATGATGGACAAGAAGGGCGTCTCCGCATTTTCGTTGGAGTGA